One genomic segment of Gemmatimonadota bacterium includes these proteins:
- a CDS encoding YraN family protein — protein sequence MSESTHTRGSRGESIAEAFLRRKGHAILARNYRDSVSRCEIDIVTRDGEELVFVEVKAGTGQRFGDPQSWVGSRKQQHVARAARRFLQERNWHEFPCRFDVIGIDLSGKPPRITHIERAFWSTV from the coding sequence ATGTCAGAATCGACGCATACCCGCGGTTCGCGAGGCGAATCCATCGCGGAAGCGTTTCTCCGCCGGAAGGGCCATGCCATACTCGCCAGGAACTACCGGGATTCCGTATCCCGGTGTGAAATCGATATCGTGACCCGGGACGGGGAGGAACTCGTCTTCGTGGAAGTCAAGGCCGGGACGGGCCAGCGGTTCGGCGATCCGCAATCCTGGGTAGGCTCGCGGAAGCAACAGCACGTTGCCCGGGCCGCCCGTCGTTTTCTGCAGGAACGCAACTGGCACGAGTTTCCGTGCCGCTTCGACGTCATCGGGATCGACCTGTCGGGGAAACCACCCCGGATAACCCATATAGAGCGCGCATTCTGGAGTACGGTATGA
- a CDS encoding tRNA (guanosine(37)-N1)-methyltransferase TrmD, giving the protein MRIDILTAFPGVFAGPFGESIVGRACRRDMVDIFIHDLRAFTTDRHKTIDDYAYGGSPGMVLKPEPIFRGVRHIRRQADQADQADQANEVERAGRSRTVLLSARGRPFVQETARSFAELGQLVLICGHYKGVDERVATGLGAEEYSVGDFVVTGGEIPAMMIADAVVRLIPGALGEPENYQEWRVPEVLLSGHHERIERWERQDALKKTFQHRPELLETVELTGEDVTYLKTLQRNGNGRH; this is encoded by the coding sequence ATGCGTATCGACATTCTAACAGCCTTTCCGGGCGTATTCGCGGGTCCCTTCGGCGAGAGTATCGTGGGCCGGGCGTGCAGGCGGGACATGGTGGACATCTTCATCCATGACCTCCGTGCGTTTACGACGGACCGGCACAAGACCATCGACGACTACGCCTACGGCGGGAGTCCGGGCATGGTGCTCAAACCGGAGCCCATATTCCGGGGTGTCCGCCATATCCGGCGGCAGGCGGACCAGGCGGATCAGGCGGACCAGGCGAACGAGGTGGAACGGGCGGGCCGGTCGCGAACCGTGCTGCTGTCGGCCCGGGGCCGGCCGTTTGTGCAGGAGACCGCCAGGTCCTTCGCGGAACTTGGCCAGCTGGTCCTCATCTGCGGGCACTACAAGGGCGTCGACGAACGGGTGGCGACGGGCCTGGGCGCAGAGGAATATTCCGTGGGTGATTTCGTCGTCACCGGCGGCGAGATACCGGCCATGATGATCGCGGACGCCGTAGTCCGTCTCATTCCCGGCGCCCTGGGCGAGCCGGAGAACTACCAGGAATGGCGCGTGCCCGAGGTGTTGCTTTCCGGGCATCATGAGCGCATCGAAAGATGGGAAAGGCAGGACGCCCTGAAGAAGACTTTCCAGCATCGTCCCGAATTGCTGGAAACCGTGGAATTGACTGGAGAGGACGTGACTTATCTGAAAACCCTTCAACGGAACGGGAACGGGCGGCACTAA
- the yajC gene encoding preprotein translocase subunit YajC, with protein MIQDAFAMGPGGGGDASGPGFLISMIPILLMFAIIYLLLIRPQQKRQREHQAMLDALQNGDKVVTQGGIIGVVTGLKADVVTVRIADDVRIDLQRSAISRLISSKKGNKEE; from the coding sequence GTGATTCAAGATGCCTTTGCCATGGGTCCCGGCGGCGGCGGAGACGCTTCCGGACCGGGTTTCCTGATCTCCATGATCCCCATCCTGTTGATGTTCGCGATCATCTACCTGTTGCTGATCCGGCCCCAGCAGAAGAGACAGCGGGAACACCAGGCCATGCTGGACGCCCTGCAGAACGGGGACAAGGTGGTGACGCAGGGCGGGATCATCGGTGTCGTTACCGGCCTGAAGGCGGACGTGGTCACGGTGCGCATCGCCGATGACGTCCGGATCGATCTGCAACGGAGCGCCATATCCCGGCTGATCAGCAGCAAGAAGGGAAACAAAGAAGAATAG
- a CDS encoding ribonuclease HII has protein sequence MDDAERKRLRSISVLERSLLDRGVRHAAGVDEAGRGALAGPVIAAAVILPDDALIPGLDDSKRLTPAKRDALYDEITALATAVGVGRSAASMIDTVNIRRANLLAMKDAVEALSPVPGHLLIDGIDTIDWQGPQTAVAGGDARSLSIAAASIIAKVTRDRIMVACDPDYPEYGFARHKGYGTAAHLAALEIHGPSDVHRRSFLRKRRRIATA, from the coding sequence ATGGACGATGCGGAACGGAAAAGACTCCGGTCCATTTCCGTCCTGGAACGCTCCCTCCTCGACCGCGGCGTACGACACGCTGCCGGGGTGGACGAGGCAGGGAGGGGCGCCCTGGCCGGTCCCGTGATCGCGGCGGCCGTTATTCTGCCGGATGATGCGCTGATACCGGGCCTCGACGATTCGAAACGCCTCACTCCTGCGAAAAGGGATGCGCTTTACGACGAAATCACGGCCCTGGCCACGGCAGTCGGAGTGGGCCGTTCCGCCGCGTCCATGATCGACACCGTGAACATACGCCGCGCGAATCTCCTCGCCATGAAGGATGCCGTGGAAGCCCTTTCACCGGTCCCCGGCCATCTGCTCATCGACGGGATCGACACCATCGACTGGCAGGGCCCCCAGACCGCGGTGGCAGGAGGAGACGCGCGCAGTCTTTCCATCGCCGCAGCGTCCATTATCGCGAAAGTGACCCGCGACCGCATCATGGTCGCGTGCGACCCGGATTATCCGGAATACGGATTCGCCAGGCACAAGGGCTACGGCACGGCGGCGCACCTGGCCGCGCTAGAAATCCACGGTCCGTCCGACGTGCATCGTCGTTCCTTCCTCCGGAAAAGACGCCGGATCGCCACGGCCTGA
- the fmt gene encoding methionyl-tRNA formyltransferase, with protein sequence MRVVYMGTPDFAVPCLEALIGRAEHEVAGIVTAPDRPKGRGLKTVSSPVKDAALRHGIPLWQPDRLRDPGFLHALRALEADLFVVVAFRILPSGLLDIPPRGSVNLHPSLLPRYRGAAPIQWAVMSGDEETGVTTFLVERQVDAGDILCQETVPIGPEETAGELHDRLSRIGAALLLRTLDLLAADGIRPRPQTGDATPAPRIAREDGRIDWRLPARAIHNRVRGLNPVPMAFTTWRGKNLRVITSRTVCLGEDGGGEPGGIVYADERRGVTVQTGDGGLELVRVQPEGRSRIDGAEFLRGYRPAVGDRFGAPDAESG encoded by the coding sequence ATGCGCGTGGTCTACATGGGTACGCCCGATTTCGCCGTGCCGTGCCTGGAAGCGTTGATCGGTCGGGCGGAACACGAGGTGGCCGGTATCGTCACCGCGCCCGACCGGCCGAAGGGCCGCGGGTTGAAGACCGTTTCATCGCCGGTGAAGGATGCGGCCCTGCGGCACGGCATTCCCCTCTGGCAGCCGGACAGGCTGCGCGATCCGGGCTTCCTGCACGCCCTGCGGGCCCTGGAGGCCGATCTTTTTGTGGTCGTGGCCTTCCGCATCCTGCCCTCCGGACTGCTGGATATCCCTCCGAGAGGCTCGGTAAACCTCCATCCTTCCCTGCTTCCCAGGTACCGCGGCGCGGCGCCCATCCAGTGGGCGGTGATGAGCGGGGACGAGGAAACGGGCGTTACCACGTTCCTGGTGGAAAGGCAGGTGGACGCGGGGGACATCCTCTGCCAGGAGACCGTGCCGATCGGACCGGAAGAAACCGCCGGCGAACTGCACGATCGCCTGTCCCGTATCGGCGCGGCCCTGCTCCTGCGTACGCTGGACCTGCTGGCGGCCGACGGCATCAGGCCGCGGCCCCAGACGGGCGACGCGACGCCGGCGCCCAGGATTGCCCGGGAGGACGGCCGCATAGACTGGAGGCTGCCGGCCCGTGCCATACACAACAGGGTGCGGGGCCTGAACCCGGTTCCCATGGCCTTCACCACCTGGCGGGGGAAGAATCTCCGCGTCATAACGAGCCGTACCGTGTGCCTTGGGGAGGACGGCGGAGGTGAACCGGGCGGGATCGTCTACGCCGACGAACGCCGGGGCGTCACCGTTCAGACCGGCGACGGCGGCCTGGAACTGGTCAGGGTACAGCCCGAGGGGCGAAGCCGGATCGATGGAGCGGAATTCCTGCGGGGATACCGTCCCGCGGTCGGGGACCGGTTCGGCGCGCCGGATGCGGAGTCTGGTTGA
- the ffh gene encoding signal recognition particle protein: MFEELSGRMEGIVRKLRGQGKLTEKNIDDSLRQVRRALLEADVNFKVARAFIDTVKEKALGQGVLRNLSPGQQMVGVVHQELVSLMGEEAVGIAFAETPPTIVMMAGLQGSGKTTATGKLAHHFIQAGRRPLLAAADVYRPAAIKQLQVLGEQLGVPVVSLGDGRSPEAICRIAVDRARREDCDVVILDTAGRLHVDEEMMDELCGIRGTVHPHEILLVVDGMTGQDAVNVAEAFDRRLDIDGCILTKMDGDARGGAALSIRQITRKPIKFMGVGEKLDALEVFHPERMASRILGMGDVVSLVERAQAAIEVEEARKLEAKLRKQTFDLEDFRSQLQQLGKMGSIQELVEMMPGVNKKALKGMDMDEKALVRMDAILSSMTRQERARPVVINGSRRRRIARGSGTSVQEVNQLLKQYNMMQKMMKQLNRPGALEQLGHKMLPFR; the protein is encoded by the coding sequence GTGTTTGAAGAACTTTCCGGCCGCATGGAGGGGATCGTCAGAAAACTCCGCGGCCAGGGCAAGCTGACGGAAAAGAACATCGACGACAGTCTCCGGCAGGTGCGCCGCGCCCTGCTGGAGGCCGATGTGAATTTCAAGGTGGCCCGCGCCTTCATCGACACGGTCAAGGAGAAGGCGCTGGGGCAGGGCGTTTTGAGGAACCTGTCCCCGGGACAGCAGATGGTGGGGGTCGTCCACCAGGAACTGGTATCCCTGATGGGCGAGGAAGCCGTGGGGATCGCCTTTGCGGAAACGCCCCCGACCATTGTCATGATGGCCGGTCTGCAGGGATCCGGAAAGACGACGGCCACGGGCAAGCTGGCCCATCACTTCATCCAGGCGGGCCGCCGTCCCCTGCTGGCCGCGGCCGACGTCTACCGGCCCGCGGCGATAAAACAGCTGCAGGTGCTGGGCGAGCAGCTGGGCGTGCCGGTCGTATCCCTCGGGGACGGCCGGTCTCCCGAGGCGATCTGCCGGATTGCCGTGGACCGGGCCAGGCGGGAGGACTGCGACGTGGTCATCCTGGATACGGCGGGCCGTCTGCACGTCGACGAAGAGATGATGGACGAATTGTGCGGCATTCGCGGGACGGTCCATCCCCACGAAATCCTCCTGGTCGTGGACGGGATGACGGGCCAGGACGCGGTCAACGTGGCGGAAGCCTTTGACCGGCGCCTCGACATCGACGGCTGCATCCTGACGAAAATGGACGGGGACGCCCGGGGCGGCGCGGCGCTGTCCATACGGCAGATCACCCGCAAGCCCATCAAGTTCATGGGGGTCGGCGAGAAGCTGGACGCCCTGGAAGTGTTCCATCCCGAACGGATGGCGTCCCGGATCCTGGGGATGGGCGACGTGGTGTCGCTGGTCGAACGCGCGCAGGCCGCCATAGAGGTGGAGGAAGCCCGCAAGCTGGAAGCGAAGCTGCGCAAGCAGACCTTCGACCTCGAAGATTTCCGGTCGCAGCTCCAGCAACTGGGGAAAATGGGTTCCATACAGGAGCTGGTCGAGATGATGCCCGGCGTCAACAAGAAGGCGTTGAAAGGCATGGATATGGATGAGAAAGCGCTCGTGCGAATGGACGCCATTCTGAGTTCCATGACCAGGCAGGAAAGGGCGCGCCCCGTGGTGATCAACGGCAGCAGGCGACGGCGTATCGCGCGGGGAAGCGGAACGAGCGTGCAGGAGGTGAATCAATTACTGAAACAATACAACATGATGCAGAAGATGATGAAACAGTTGAACCGGCCGGGCGCCCTCGAGCAACTCGGTCATAAGATGTTGCCGTTCAGGTAG
- the rimM gene encoding ribosome maturation factor RimM (Essential for efficient processing of 16S rRNA), which produces MSADWINIGFIRKPHGLKGYVRVEGLSDAPGRFEDLDRIGVELRDGRRESLEIERCRQDGNSWLMKFLGVDSAENAERLRSAYIQVPEEAVAPLPEDAYYVFELEGCAVVSDEGEEIGVVREVMSMPANDVFVVDTPAGEAMIPAVRDIVVELSPEESRIVIRKIPGLIS; this is translated from the coding sequence GTGAGCGCAGACTGGATCAATATCGGATTCATCCGCAAACCCCACGGCCTCAAGGGCTACGTCCGCGTGGAAGGGTTGTCGGACGCCCCGGGCCGGTTCGAGGATCTGGACCGGATCGGCGTGGAACTCAGGGACGGCCGCCGGGAGTCGCTCGAAATCGAGCGCTGCAGGCAGGACGGGAACAGCTGGTTGATGAAGTTCCTCGGGGTCGATTCGGCGGAAAACGCGGAGCGGCTTCGCAGCGCGTACATCCAGGTGCCCGAAGAGGCCGTCGCCCCGTTGCCCGAGGACGCGTACTATGTGTTTGAACTCGAGGGCTGCGCGGTCGTTTCCGATGAGGGTGAGGAGATCGGAGTCGTCAGGGAAGTGATGTCCATGCCGGCGAACGACGTGTTCGTCGTGGATACGCCGGCGGGCGAGGCGATGATTCCGGCGGTCCGGGACATCGTGGTGGAACTCAGTCCCGAGGAATCGAGAATCGTCATACGAAAGATCCCGGGGCTGATCTCGTAG
- a CDS encoding aminomethyltransferase family protein produces MHESTISHDQLGAVAGDFQGRPAVLHYGNAAAEYRSVRTAAGLCDLSQRGKLRMTGADRQNFLHRVVTNDVEQLGAGEGVYACMLTPQGKIISDMTVYVRADDLLIDVEPGMAGVLRDTLDRYALIDAVEIEEVTARYGLIGVYGRKAEACLQSLAGPVDPLPPCGHVEIEWNGLPVTVARSRRTGERDYDVYVPAESADEIWKALLGGEGDASCVPIGFDTLEVLRVEAGIPRCTAELDDRIIPNEAVKDRAVSFAKGCYIGQEPVVMMEHRGRPNRLLSGLAIEGETLPERNAPIQKDGKDAGWITTAVHGRAVQGIIALGFVRRRYRESGGPVGVVVNGGLAGAEIVDLPFFDPAP; encoded by the coding sequence ATGCATGAATCGACCATAAGCCATGACCAACTCGGCGCGGTCGCCGGCGACTTCCAGGGCCGGCCGGCCGTACTCCACTACGGGAACGCCGCCGCCGAATACCGGTCGGTCCGGACCGCGGCCGGCCTGTGCGACCTTTCCCAGCGTGGCAAGTTGCGCATGACCGGCGCAGACCGGCAAAACTTCCTGCACCGCGTGGTGACCAACGACGTGGAACAACTCGGCGCCGGCGAGGGCGTCTACGCCTGCATGCTGACGCCCCAGGGGAAGATCATCTCGGACATGACGGTCTATGTACGTGCGGACGACCTGCTTATCGACGTGGAACCGGGGATGGCGGGCGTCCTGCGGGACACGCTAGACCGCTATGCCCTCATTGACGCCGTCGAAATCGAGGAGGTCACCGCCCGGTACGGATTAATCGGCGTGTACGGCCGCAAGGCGGAGGCCTGCCTGCAGAGTCTGGCCGGCCCCGTGGACCCGCTGCCACCCTGCGGACACGTGGAGATCGAATGGAACGGCCTGCCCGTTACCGTGGCGCGGTCCCGCCGTACGGGTGAACGGGACTACGACGTGTACGTCCCCGCCGAAAGCGCGGATGAAATCTGGAAGGCATTGCTTGGCGGCGAGGGAGACGCCTCCTGCGTCCCCATTGGCTTCGATACGCTCGAGGTGCTTCGCGTGGAAGCGGGCATCCCCCGCTGCACGGCGGAACTGGACGACCGCATCATTCCCAACGAAGCGGTGAAGGACCGGGCGGTCAGTTTTGCCAAGGGGTGCTACATCGGCCAGGAACCGGTCGTGATGATGGAACACCGGGGACGCCCCAACCGATTGCTGTCGGGCCTCGCCATAGAAGGAGAAACGCTGCCCGAACGGAATGCCCCGATTCAGAAGGACGGCAAAGACGCCGGCTGGATCACCACGGCGGTTCATGGCCGCGCGGTACAGGGCATCATCGCGCTGGGATTCGTCCGGCGGAGATACAGGGAGTCGGGCGGACCGGTGGGTGTAGTGGTGAACGGCGGCCTGGCCGGCGCCGAAATCGTGGATCTGCCTTTCTTCGATCCCGCCCCGTAA
- the rpsP gene encoding 30S ribosomal protein S16 — protein sequence MAVAIRLRRTGAKKRPFYRIVVTDDRARLGGKYIESLGYYNPISPEQLEMDVDKAVDWLNRGARPSDTVRSLLVKSGAIQKWRGGEQAEADAAE from the coding sequence ATGGCAGTGGCCATTCGGCTTCGCCGCACGGGAGCCAAGAAAAGACCTTTTTACCGTATCGTCGTAACGGATGACAGGGCCCGCCTGGGCGGGAAGTATATCGAAAGCCTGGGCTACTACAACCCCATATCGCCGGAACAGCTGGAGATGGACGTGGACAAGGCCGTCGACTGGCTCAACCGCGGCGCCCGGCCGAGCGACACGGTGCGGTCGCTTCTGGTGAAGAGCGGCGCGATTCAGAAGTGGCGCGGCGGAGAGCAGGCGGAGGCCGACGCGGCCGAGTGA
- a CDS encoding CehA/McbA family metallohydrolase, producing the protein MLNFRNTLKVLAAACFLLWIVDGCLLIQSESPRSALSPATGPAASPGPGPEFPPRYTGAIHVHSTYSDGGGTVADIVRAGQDAGLDFLFLTDHDTLQPRFDGHQGYHGGLLLLVGEEVNTSAGHLLALGVGRDVEQAGPLGLPALIEEISEAGGLSIAAHPTGRRPWTDWTVEKMDGLELLNANSDWRDDSVLELLRALVFLPFLPDGVFNSLIDRPDEAIRLWMHRAQRQPVTVIGSVDAHERIPLWGERHLSFPTYERMFGLIRTYVITGTELTGDAGADEAILVDALRRASCYVVMEGYEPAPGFSFELAMGPDRVSMGSSVGFKAGERLHVTAPSSGPVRIRLYRDEVPLIETEGHELFVEIPGPGVYHAEVYQLRGTLLRGERQRLWIISNAIRVE; encoded by the coding sequence ATGCTGAATTTCCGAAACACGTTGAAAGTCCTCGCGGCGGCCTGCTTCCTGCTCTGGATTGTCGATGGTTGCCTGCTCATACAGTCCGAATCCCCCCGTTCCGCACTGTCTCCCGCCACAGGGCCCGCGGCGTCGCCCGGACCGGGTCCCGAGTTCCCGCCGCGCTACACCGGCGCCATACACGTCCATTCCACCTACTCCGACGGCGGCGGCACGGTAGCGGATATCGTCCGGGCCGGACAGGACGCGGGACTGGATTTCCTGTTCCTGACTGATCACGATACGCTTCAGCCCCGGTTCGACGGCCACCAGGGGTACCATGGCGGACTGCTCCTGCTCGTCGGCGAGGAAGTCAACACCAGCGCGGGACACCTGCTGGCCCTCGGCGTGGGGAGGGACGTGGAGCAGGCCGGCCCCCTGGGACTCCCCGCGCTGATCGAAGAGATTTCGGAAGCAGGGGGACTCTCCATCGCCGCCCATCCCACGGGACGGCGGCCCTGGACCGACTGGACGGTGGAGAAGATGGACGGCCTGGAGTTGCTTAACGCGAACAGCGACTGGCGCGACGACAGCGTGCTGGAACTGTTGCGTGCCCTCGTATTCCTGCCTTTCCTGCCCGACGGCGTTTTCAACAGCCTCATCGACCGTCCCGACGAAGCCATCCGGCTCTGGATGCATCGCGCGCAGCGTCAGCCGGTGACCGTGATCGGCAGCGTGGACGCCCACGAGCGCATACCGCTCTGGGGCGAGCGCCACTTGTCCTTCCCCACCTACGAGCGCATGTTCGGATTGATCAGGACCTACGTGATCACCGGTACGGAACTGACCGGCGATGCCGGGGCAGACGAAGCGATCCTGGTGGACGCGCTCCGCCGCGCAAGCTGCTACGTGGTGATGGAAGGCTACGAACCGGCCCCCGGGTTTTCCTTCGAACTCGCCATGGGACCGGACAGAGTATCCATGGGGTCCAGTGTCGGTTTCAAGGCAGGAGAACGGTTGCACGTGACCGCGCCGTCATCGGGCCCGGTGCGCATCCGGTTGTACAGAGACGAGGTCCCCCTGATCGAGACCGAAGGCCATGAGCTGTTCGTGGAGATTCCCGGTCCGGGGGTCTATCACGCCGAAGTCTACCAGCTGCGCGGCACCCTGCTGCGCGGCGAGCGTCAGCGGCTCTGGATCATCTCGAACGCCATCCGGGTGGAGTAG
- the def gene encoding peptide deformylase produces MAVRPIRIYGDPILREKARPVEETTAALRRLAEDMIDTMIEAEGIGLAAPQVGETVRMYVVNLGAIGPGLFRDRGGPSLEGDPDHLVLVNPRVVKREGAQTADEGCLSIPELYEKVTRPEVVRVEAADLDGRPLEIEGSGLLARVLVHEYDHLEGVLFIDHIGKLRQQFIRGKLRKLKESGQAV; encoded by the coding sequence ATGGCGGTCAGGCCCATACGCATATACGGCGACCCGATCCTCCGGGAGAAAGCGCGCCCGGTGGAGGAGACGACCGCGGCACTTCGCCGTCTCGCGGAGGACATGATCGACACCATGATCGAAGCGGAGGGCATCGGGCTGGCCGCTCCGCAGGTCGGCGAGACCGTCCGCATGTACGTCGTCAATCTCGGGGCCATCGGTCCCGGGCTCTTCCGGGACCGCGGGGGGCCGTCTCTGGAGGGAGACCCGGACCACCTGGTGCTGGTGAATCCGCGTGTCGTCAAGCGGGAAGGCGCGCAGACGGCCGACGAAGGGTGCCTGAGTATCCCGGAACTGTACGAGAAGGTAACCCGGCCCGAGGTCGTGCGCGTCGAGGCGGCGGACTTGGACGGACGCCCCCTGGAGATCGAGGGCAGCGGACTGCTGGCCCGGGTCCTGGTCCACGAATACGACCACCTCGAAGGCGTTCTTTTCATCGATCACATCGGCAAGCTCCGCCAACAGTTCATCCGCGGCAAACTGCGGAAACTGAAGGAGAGCGGCCAGGCGGTCTGA
- the pyrC gene encoding dihydroorotase, with amino-acid sequence MSNRSFSLHSPLDMHIHFREGAMLRRVAPLSAETFAGGVIMPNLVPPVDNLDRLERYGREVREAVGGHAFEPYMTLFMRPYTESELASMKDRIIGVKLYPEGITTHSDEGVGDLRDVEDTLALMQDLGIRLMVHGESTDFVMDRERAFLPVYEDLATRFPRLAIVMEHITTREAAALLDRHENLSATVTLQHLLITLDDVAGGLFNPHLFCKPIAKRPEDRDALLALALEAHPGLVFGSDSAPHPVDKKECSGCAAGVFTAPIALQMLVGLFEEHGALDRLQAFVSDNAKRIYGVTPPEKTVVFEKTGAAIPERYGEVIPMYAGRKLDWKVAAVR; translated from the coding sequence ATGTCGAACCGTTCCTTCTCCCTCCATTCCCCCCTGGACATGCACATCCACTTCCGCGAAGGCGCCATGTTGAGGCGCGTGGCGCCGCTGAGCGCGGAGACCTTCGCGGGCGGCGTGATCATGCCCAACCTGGTGCCCCCCGTGGACAATCTCGACCGGCTGGAACGGTACGGACGGGAAGTCCGGGAGGCCGTGGGCGGCCACGCCTTCGAACCCTATATGACCCTGTTCATGCGGCCCTATACCGAAAGCGAACTGGCTTCGATGAAGGACCGTATCATCGGCGTCAAACTGTATCCGGAGGGCATCACCACCCACAGCGACGAAGGGGTCGGCGACCTCCGCGACGTGGAGGACACCCTGGCCCTGATGCAGGACCTGGGCATCCGGCTGATGGTACACGGTGAATCGACGGACTTCGTCATGGACCGCGAGCGCGCGTTCCTTCCCGTCTACGAAGACCTGGCCACGCGCTTTCCCCGGCTGGCCATCGTCATGGAACATATCACGACCCGGGAGGCTGCCGCGCTCCTGGACCGCCACGAAAACCTGTCGGCGACCGTCACCCTGCAGCACCTGCTCATCACCCTGGACGACGTGGCGGGTGGGCTGTTCAACCCCCATCTGTTCTGCAAGCCCATCGCGAAGCGGCCGGAGGATCGCGACGCGCTCCTCGCGCTGGCCCTCGAAGCCCACCCCGGGCTCGTCTTCGGCAGCGATTCCGCGCCCCACCCGGTCGACAAGAAAGAGTGCTCCGGCTGCGCAGCGGGAGTCTTCACCGCCCCCATCGCCCTGCAGATGCTCGTCGGACTCTTCGAAGAACACGGCGCGCTGGACCGGCTGCAGGCCTTCGTCTCGGACAACGCGAAGCGGATCTACGGGGTCACGCCCCCGGAAAAAACCGTGGTGTTCGAGAAGACCGGGGCGGCCATCCCCGAGCGATACGGGGAAGTCATCCCCATGTACGCGGGGCGGAAACTGGACTGGAAGGTGGCGGCGGTGCGTTAA
- the rplS gene encoding 50S ribosomal protein L19, with the protein MNALDTITQDQLRTDLPEFRAGDTVRVEVKVREGDKERVQLFQGVVIQRSGHGIGETITVRKISQGIGVERIFPLHSPAIGKLQVLRRGKVRQSRIYYLRKLKGKAARIAERRN; encoded by the coding sequence ATGAACGCACTAGACACGATCACCCAGGACCAGTTGCGGACCGACCTGCCGGAGTTCCGAGCCGGAGACACCGTACGGGTCGAGGTCAAGGTCCGCGAAGGCGACAAGGAACGCGTACAGCTTTTCCAGGGCGTCGTCATTCAGCGGTCCGGCCACGGCATCGGCGAAACGATCACGGTCCGCAAGATTTCGCAGGGTATTGGCGTCGAGCGCATCTTCCCGCTGCATTCGCCGGCGATCGGAAAACTCCAGGTGTTGCGCCGGGGCAAGGTACGGCAGTCACGGATCTATTACCTGAGGAAGTTGAAGGGCAAGGCCGCCCGTATCGCCGAGCGGCGCAATTGA